The window TGCCAGGCCGGGCTCCCTGCGCGATGCCGTGGTGCGACTGCACGGAGGAGAACAGAACATGAACCAGATGGACAGCCAGAACCCCGAGAACACCTTCCAGAGCCTGGAGAAGTTCGGGGTGGACCTCACCGAGATGGCCCGGGAGGGCCGGCTCGACCCGGTGATCGGCCGCGACACCGAGATCCGACGCGTGGTGCAGGTGCTCTCGCGCCGCACCAAGAACAACCCCGTCCTGATCGGCGAGCCCGGCGTGGGCAAGACCGCCGTGGTCGAGGGGCTCGCCCAGCGCATCGTCGCCGGCGACGTGCCCGACTCGCTGCGCGGCAAGAAGCTGATCTCCCTGGACCTGTCCTCGATGGTGGCCGGGTCGAAGTACCGCGGCGAGTTCGAGGAGCGGATGAAGGCGGTGCTGGACGAGATCCGTACCAGCAACGGCCAGATCATCACCTTCATCGACGAGCTGCACACCGTGGTCGGTGCCGGCGGCACCGGGGACGGCGCGATGGATGCCGGCAACATGCTCAAGCCCATGCTGGCCCGCGGTGAGCTGCGGATGGTGGGTGCCACCACCCTGGACGAGTACCGCGAGAACATCGAGAAGGACCCCGCGCTCGAGCGGCGCTTCCAACAGGTGTTCGTGGGCGAGCCCAGCGTGGAGAGCACCATCACCATCCTGCGCGGGCTGAAGGACAAGTACGAGGCGCACCACAAGGTGTCCATCACCGACGCCGCCCTGGTGGCCGCCGCGACCCTCTCGGACCGCTACATCCCCGGCCGTCAGCTGCCCGACAAGGCCATCGACCTGGTGGACGAGGCCGCTTCCCGCCAGCGCATGGAGCTGGACTCCTCCCCGGAGGAGCTGGACATCCTGCGCCGTCAGGTGGACCGCCTGAAGATGGAGGAGATGGCACTGACCGGCAGCGAGGACCCCGGCAGCATCGCGCAGCTGGAATCCGTGCACTCCCAGCTCGCCGACCGCACCGAGCGGATGACCGCCCTGTCGGCCCGCTGGGAGCGGGAGAAGGCCGGGCTGAACCTGGTCGGTGACCTCAAGGCCCAGCTCGAGCAGCTGCGGATGCAGGCAGACCGCGCTCAGCGCGAGGGCGACCTCACGGCCGCCTCGAAGATCCTGTACGGCGACATCCCTGCCCTCAAGGAGCAGCTGGTCCAGGCCGAGGAGGCCGAGGCCAGTGGCGAGGGTGACGGCGAGCGTCCCCTGGTCTCCGACCACGTGGGCGCGGACGACATCGCCGAGGTGGTGGGCGCCTGGACCGGCATCCCTGCCGGTCGCCTGCTGCAGTCCGAGACCCAGAAGCTGCTGGAGATGGAGGACATCATCGGGCGGCGGTTGATCGGGCAGAAGCGCGCGGTCACCGAGGTCTCCGATGCGGTGCGCCGGGCCCGGGCCGGGATCTCGGATCCCAACCGTCCCACCGGCTCGTTCCTGTTCCTCGGCCCCACGGGCGTGGGCAAGACCGAGCTGGCCAAGGCGCTGGCGGAGTTCCTCTTCGACGACGAGCGCGCCATGGTGCGCATCGACATGTCGGAGTACGGGGAGAAGCACACCGTCTCCCGCCTGGTGGGTGCTCCCCCCGGGTACGTGGGGTACGACGAGGGTGGTCAGCTGACCGAGGCGGTGCGCCGCCGTCCCTACTCCGTGGTGCTGCTCGACGAGATCGAGAAGGCCCACCCGGACGTGTTCGACGTGCTGCTGCAGGTGCTGGACGACGGCCGCCTCACCGACGGCCAGGGTCGCACCGTGGACTTCCGCTCCACCATCCTGATCCTCACCTCCAACCTGGGTGCGCACGTGCTGCAGGACTCCCTGCTCAGCCAGGAGGAGAAGAACGACAAGGTGATGTCGGTGGTGCGGGCCTCCTTCAAGCCGGAGTTCCTCAACCGCCTGGACGACGTGGTCATCTTCGACCCGCTGAACCGCGAGGAGCTCGCGCGGATCGTGACGCTGCAGATCAAGGACGTCGCCTCACGCCTGGCCGATCGCAGGATCGCCCTGGACGTGGACCAGGCGGCCACCGACTGGCTGGCCGAGAAGGGCTTCGACCCGATGTACGGTGCGCGTCCGCTGAAGCGACTGGTGCAGAAGGAGATCGGCGACGCCCTGGCTCGGCTGATCCTGAAGGGCGAGGTCCACGACGGCGAGCACGTGGAGGTCACCGCCCGCCAGGACGGCTCCGGCCTGGACCTGGTGGTGGCCCCGGAGGACGGGGTCGTCGAGGCCGAGCCGGTCGAAGACGAGGACCAGCAGGGCTGATACCCGGACGTGATCGG is drawn from Brachybacterium muris and contains these coding sequences:
- the clpB gene encoding ATP-dependent chaperone ClpB: MDFRFTTRSQDAVTAAAEKAAELGNPQISAMHLLWALAEQGDTIAHAALEEAGASPQEIAQRAAEAVEALPRVSGSGAANPTFVGSGFDALEAARKEADFQHKTYLSTEHLLIGIALGKDDAARLLTSRGARPGSLRDAVVRLHGGEQNMNQMDSQNPENTFQSLEKFGVDLTEMAREGRLDPVIGRDTEIRRVVQVLSRRTKNNPVLIGEPGVGKTAVVEGLAQRIVAGDVPDSLRGKKLISLDLSSMVAGSKYRGEFEERMKAVLDEIRTSNGQIITFIDELHTVVGAGGTGDGAMDAGNMLKPMLARGELRMVGATTLDEYRENIEKDPALERRFQQVFVGEPSVESTITILRGLKDKYEAHHKVSITDAALVAAATLSDRYIPGRQLPDKAIDLVDEAASRQRMELDSSPEELDILRRQVDRLKMEEMALTGSEDPGSIAQLESVHSQLADRTERMTALSARWEREKAGLNLVGDLKAQLEQLRMQADRAQREGDLTAASKILYGDIPALKEQLVQAEEAEASGEGDGERPLVSDHVGADDIAEVVGAWTGIPAGRLLQSETQKLLEMEDIIGRRLIGQKRAVTEVSDAVRRARAGISDPNRPTGSFLFLGPTGVGKTELAKALAEFLFDDERAMVRIDMSEYGEKHTVSRLVGAPPGYVGYDEGGQLTEAVRRRPYSVVLLDEIEKAHPDVFDVLLQVLDDGRLTDGQGRTVDFRSTILILTSNLGAHVLQDSLLSQEEKNDKVMSVVRASFKPEFLNRLDDVVIFDPLNREELARIVTLQIKDVASRLADRRIALDVDQAATDWLAEKGFDPMYGARPLKRLVQKEIGDALARLILKGEVHDGEHVEVTARQDGSGLDLVVAPEDGVVEAEPVEDEDQQG